A single region of the Melopsittacus undulatus isolate bMelUnd1 chromosome 10, bMelUnd1.mat.Z, whole genome shotgun sequence genome encodes:
- the LOC101870663 gene encoding ovomucoid-like produces the protein MTTAGVFVLLSFVLCCFFPDAAFGVEVDCSTYPNTTNEEGKEVLVCAKTLSPVCGTDGVTYSNECLLCAHNIENGTNVGKDHDGKCKEAVPVDCSRYPNTTDEEGKVVLLCNKDVSPVCGTDGVTYDNECLLCAHNLEAGTSVDKKNDSECKTEDTTLAAVSVDCSDYPKPVCTLEYLPLCGSDNKTYSNKCRFCNAVVDSNGTLTLSHFGKC, from the exons ATGACCACGGCGGGTGTTTTTGTTCTCCTCTCCTTTGTGCTTTGTTGTTT ttttccagatgCTGCCTTTGGGGTTGAG GTGGACTGTAGTACATACCCCAACACTACAAATGAGGAAGGCAAAGAAGTGTTGGTCTGTGCCAAGACCCTCAGCCCTGTCTGCGGTACCGATGGAGTCACCTACAGTAATGAGTGCCTGCTCTGTGCCCACAACAT AGAAAACGGAACCAATGTTGGCAAAGACCACGATGGAAAATGCAAGGAAGCTGTCCCT GTGGACTGCAGTAGGTATCCCAACACAACAGATGAAGAAGGTAAAGTGGTGCTGCTCTGCAACAAAGATGTCAGCCCCGTCTGTGGTACTGATGGGGTCACCTATGACAACGAGTGCCTGCTGTGTGCCCATAATCT agAGGCTGGAACCAGTGTTGACAAAAAGAATGACAGTGAATGTAAGACAGAAGACACTACA CTAGCTGCAGTTTCT gttgACTGCAGTGACTACCCTAAACCCGTCTGTACACTTGAGTACTTGCCTCTCTGTGGCTCTGACAACAAAACATACAGCAACAAGTGTAGATTCTGCAATGCAGTCGT GGACAGCAATGGGACTCTcactttaagccattttggaaaATGCTGA